The following nucleotide sequence is from Pseudoclavibacter endophyticus.
GCTCGGCGCCCGCGGTGTGTTGCGCGGGCTTCCCGAGCTCGGCGTCGAGCTGCGTGCCGAGGTGATCGACGTCGGCAAGACACCGGGGCATCATCCGGTGCCGCAGCACGAGATCAACGCGCTCATCGTGCGCCACGCGCGCGAGGGCAGGTGCGTCGTGCGGCTCAAGGGCGGTGACCCGTTCGTCTTCGGCCGCGGCGGCGAAGAGCTCGCCGCCTGTCTCGACGCCGGTCTCGCCGCCGAGGTCGTGCCCGGCATCTCGAGCGCCTCGTCGTTGCCAACGCTCGCGGGCATCCCCCTCACGCACCGAGGGGTCGCGACGGCCTACACCGTCGCGACCGGTCACGACTGGATCGACGGGTTCGGGGGTGGCAGCGACCACACCATCGTGCTGCTCATGGGCATCGGCACCCTCGGGCACTCGGCCCGCGTTCTCGCGGACGGCGCTCGCGGGCCCGACTGCCCCGTCGCGATCATCGAGGACGGCTACGGCCCACGCCAACGCGTGACCGTCGGCACGCTGTCGAGCATCCCGCGCCAGGCAGCGGAGCGCAGCATCCGCTCACCGGCCGTCATCGTCATCGGCGACGTCGTGCGGCTCAGCCCGCATGCGCCCCCAAGCCTCGCAACCCTCGACCTCGACCGCTTCGACCCGCTCTCGGCGCCAGCCGTCAGCACGACCTGAAAGGCACGACCCCGTGACCTCCTCCAGCACCTCCGATCTCCGCGTCGCGATCGTCGGCGCCGGTCCCGCCGGCATCTACGCCGGCAACCTGCTCGGCACATCGGTGCGCGATGCCGGCGGCACCGTCGCGATCGACCTCTTCGAATCGCTCCCCGCACCGTACGGTCTGATCCGATACGGCGTTGCTCCCGACCACCCGCGCATCAAGGGCATCGTCACCTCGCTGCACGAAATGCTCGACGCGACGCCGGGCGGCGACGATGTCGCACCGCGCCGTAACATTCGCTTCATCGGCAACGTCGAGATCGGCCGTGACCTCGCGCTCGACGAACTGCGCCAGCGGTACGACGCCGTGATCCTTGCGACCGGCGCGATGCGCGACGCCGAGCTCGACATCCCCGGAATCCTCCGGCCGGGCTCCTTCGGCGCCGCCGACT
It contains:
- the cobA gene encoding uroporphyrinogen-III C-methyltransferase, which gives rise to MSGGANGARSETSDARGAGKVWLVGAGPGDAGLLTLKGLFALRAADLIVADRLGARGVLRGLPELGVELRAEVIDVGKTPGHHPVPQHEINALIVRHAREGRCVVRLKGGDPFVFGRGGEELAACLDAGLAAEVVPGISSASSLPTLAGIPLTHRGVATAYTVATGHDWIDGFGGGSDHTIVLLMGIGTLGHSARVLADGARGPDCPVAIIEDGYGPRQRVTVGTLSSIPRQAAERSIRSPAVIVIGDVVRLSPHAPPSLATLDLDRFDPLSAPAVSTT